The Victivallis lenta DNA segment TCCAGCATCATCCTGGCCGCCAGCTGCCCGATCCGCTCCTTGGGCTGGGCCATCGTGCTCAGCGGATAGATCATCTGCTTGGCGGCGATTTCCAGGTCGTCGAAGCCGATGATCGCCAGCTCCTCCGGAATCCTCCGCCCCAGCTCCAGCGCGGCTTGGATCGTTCCCAGCGCCGCCACATCCGACGCGGCGAAAATCGCGGTTATGTCCGGATGCCGGGTCAGCAGTTCCAGCGCGGCTTCGCGCCCGGCTTCGATCGACATAAAGCATTTGCGGACAAAACGTTCCTCTGCAAGGCCGTGGCCGTGCATCGCGGCATCGTATCCCCGGTGGCGGTCCACGAGTTCAGGCGACTCGTCGTCGTGGGCGATGAAGCCGATCCTGCTGTGGCCGAGTCCGATCAGGTGTTCGGTGGCTTCGCGCCCTCCGGTCAGATTGTCCACTGTGACTGCGTATTCGCCGAATTCGGTAAAGTGATTCATCACCTGAATCACCGGGACTCCGATCGCTTTCAGGTTCTCCGCCAGTTCCAGCTGATGCCGCTGCGGGTACAGGATGATGCCGTCCACATTGCGCTGCATCAGCCGCGAGAGCACCCGGCGCT contains these protein-coding regions:
- a CDS encoding LacI family DNA-binding transcriptional regulator, translating into MVRKNSTVTLKDIAQELGLSVKAVSTGLNGTGRLSPETRKRIQETALRMGYAPNAAARSLVTHRSSFIGVLAPYLNSSFFGNIIAGIEEVAGEQDFTLLLDSLDFDANRQRRVLSRLMQRNVDGIILYPQRHQLELAENLKAIGVPVIQVMNHFTEFGEYAVTVDNLTGGREATEHLIGLGHSRIGFIAHDDESPELVDRHRGYDAAMHGHGLAEERFVRKCFMSIEAGREAALELLTRHPDITAIFAASDVAALGTIQAALELGRRIPEELAIIGFDDLEIAAKQMIYPLSTMAQPKERIGQLAARMMLDIFAGKPVQSQLLNAPLVIRKTTQAAK